In Negativicutes bacterium, a single genomic region encodes these proteins:
- a CDS encoding GNAT family N-acetyltransferase, giving the protein MAISFRNYKLLQDFEPVNQFLRDVYSYPDSSPVTQPSFEYAHTHPAFNHRLAHRFGLWEDNGQLVALVCFESDIGEAMFSVKPAYEQLLPDLLQYAELELAAGSEGEHSLDIYLTSPQTALINLLQVSGYQKVFSEAVRVFSYKRDFPMVSLPAGYTAVSLEEENDLYKIDVCMWKGFNHPGEPDDNLDRRRIMQTGPHFRPDLTTIVKAPDGDYACYAGMWLEEQNRFAYLEPLCTVPAYRRLGLAAYALVNAMQKTRRLGAKYCYGGSASFYKSIGFEEICQRETWRRKW; this is encoded by the coding sequence ATGGCAATCAGCTTTCGGAACTATAAGCTTTTACAGGATTTTGAGCCGGTGAATCAATTCTTACGTGACGTATACAGTTATCCGGATAGCAGTCCTGTCACACAACCTTCTTTTGAATATGCGCATACCCACCCTGCCTTCAACCACCGTCTGGCCCATCGCTTTGGTCTGTGGGAAGATAACGGTCAATTGGTGGCTCTGGTTTGTTTTGAAAGTGACATCGGGGAAGCCATGTTCAGCGTGAAACCAGCCTATGAACAATTGCTGCCTGATTTGCTGCAATATGCGGAACTGGAATTGGCTGCCGGCAGCGAAGGAGAACATTCCCTGGATATCTATCTAACCAGTCCGCAAACCGCTCTGATCAATCTGCTGCAGGTCAGCGGTTATCAGAAGGTCTTCAGCGAGGCGGTGCGCGTCTTTTCTTACAAACGCGATTTCCCTATGGTCAGTCTGCCGGCGGGCTACACCGCTGTCTCGCTGGAAGAGGAAAATGACCTTTATAAAATTGATGTCTGTATGTGGAAAGGCTTCAATCATCCCGGCGAACCGGATGATAATTTGGACCGGCGGCGCATTATGCAAACCGGACCCCATTTCCGGCCGGATTTAACCACGATTGTCAAAGCCCCTGACGGTGACTATGCCTGTTATGCGGGTATGTGGCTGGAAGAACAAAACCGCTTCGCTTATCTGGAACCTTTATGCACCGTTCCGGCCTACCGCCGGCTGGGTTTGGCAGCTTATGCCTTAGTCAATGCCATGCAAAAAACGAGACGCCTGGGTGCTAAGTATTGTTACGGCGGATCCGCCAGCTTTTATAAATCAATCGGATTTGAAGAGATCTGTCAAAGAGAAACCTGGAGACGCAAATGGTAA